Proteins found in one Nostoc sp. NIES-3756 genomic segment:
- the hetI gene encoding 4'-phosphopantetheinyl transferase HetI — protein MFQYNWLPKPLDLTLSPDEVHVWRIPLEQPESLIQDLATTLSSDELARANRFYFPEHRQRFIAGRGILRNILGQYLAIEPQQVKFDYEPKGKPLLANNQSGLQFNLSHSQNLGLCAVNYTRQIGIDLEYIRPTSDLEGLAQRFFLPQEYELVRSLPDEQKQKIFFRYWTCKEAYLKATGDGIAKLEEIEIALTPTEPARLQTSSAWSLLELVPDNNCVAAVAVAGFGWQPKFWQY, from the coding sequence TCCAGATGAAGTTCATGTCTGGCGCATCCCACTTGAGCAACCAGAATCACTCATACAAGATTTAGCCACAACTTTATCTAGTGATGAATTGGCTCGTGCTAATAGATTTTATTTTCCCGAACATCGGCAGCGTTTTATTGCGGGGCGTGGTATTCTCCGCAATATATTAGGACAATACTTAGCTATTGAACCACAACAAGTCAAGTTTGATTATGAGCCGAAGGGTAAACCACTGCTGGCAAATAACCAGAGTGGTTTACAGTTTAACTTGTCACACTCACAAAATTTGGGTTTGTGTGCAGTCAATTACACCCGCCAAATCGGGATAGATTTAGAATATATCCGCCCAACATCTGATTTAGAAGGACTTGCCCAAAGATTCTTTTTACCACAAGAATATGAATTAGTGCGATCGCTTCCCGATGAGCAAAAACAAAAGATTTTTTTCCGTTACTGGACTTGTAAAGAGGCTTATCTTAAAGCAACGGGAGACGGTATCGCTAAATTAGAAGAAATTGAAATAGCACTAACTCCCACAGAACCAGCTAGGTTACAGACATCCTCAGCTTGGAGTCTCCTAGAGTTAGTGCCAGATAATAATTGCGTTGCAGCTGTTGCTGTGGCGGGTTTTGGCTGGCAGCCAAAGTTCTGGCAGTATTGA
- a CDS encoding SDR family NAD(P)-dependent oxidoreductase codes for MTTLTGKTVLLTGASRGLGVYIARALAKEQATVVCVSRSRSGLAQTCNAVETAGGNAIAIPFDVSNISQLSGLAQQAQDIVGPIDVLINNAGIEINSAFANYSLAEIQSIFNTNLLAAMELTRFLLPNMMERGSGRIVNIASVAGKKGVAFNSVYSASKAGLIMWTDALRQELVGTGVQAAVVCPGYVSQTGMTVDPRVAAPKLAGISTPKSVANAVIRAIKHNTAEVIVNQNPIMEGLTRLMLSLGQLAPTSVDTIYRWLGVVKFNQKRAENRAKESCVAVGSHHA; via the coding sequence ATGACAACTCTCACAGGTAAGACAGTGCTTTTGACCGGAGCTTCGCGCGGTCTGGGTGTCTACATTGCTCGTGCTTTGGCAAAGGAACAGGCAACGGTAGTTTGTGTTTCTCGTTCACGTTCAGGGTTAGCACAAACCTGTAATGCAGTTGAAACTGCGGGTGGTAATGCGATCGCAATCCCTTTTGATGTGAGCAACATATCACAATTATCAGGTCTTGCCCAGCAGGCTCAAGATATTGTCGGCCCTATTGATGTCTTGATTAACAATGCTGGCATAGAAATTAACTCAGCTTTTGCAAATTACTCTCTAGCGGAAATTCAATCAATCTTCAACACTAATCTATTAGCTGCTATGGAATTAACACGCTTTTTGCTACCCAATATGATGGAGCGGGGTAGTGGTCGAATTGTAAATATTGCTTCTGTTGCTGGTAAAAAAGGAGTTGCTTTTAATAGCGTTTACTCGGCAAGCAAAGCAGGTTTAATTATGTGGACTGATGCACTGCGTCAGGAATTAGTCGGTACTGGTGTTCAGGCTGCGGTGGTTTGTCCTGGCTATGTTTCCCAAACTGGTATGACTGTTGATCCCCGTGTAGCTGCACCCAAGCTAGCGGGGATTTCTACACCCAAGAGTGTAGCCAATGCTGTTATTCGCGCTATCAAACACAACACAGCAGAAGTTATTGTCAATCAAAACCCCATCATGGAAGGTTTGACAAGACTGATGTTGTCTTTAGGGCAACTTGCTCCTACTTCAGTTGATACAATTTATCGTTGGTTGGGTGTAGTTAAATTCAACCAAAAACGTGCAGAAAATAGAGCCAAAGAAAGCTGTGTAGCTGTCGGCTCTCATCACGCATGA
- a CDS encoding PfaB family protein has product MFETENNNTAKIAIVGMDAFFGECNGLDAFERSIYEGKQHFISLPPKRWYGIDEQKDLLQEYGLADGKAPVGAYIKEFDIDTFTYKIPPNEVEKLNPQQLLLLTVADRALKDAKIPEGGNVAVIIATETELSVHQLQQRWDSSWQVKDGLNAAEITLAPEQVSQLENIVKDSVHHQVEIGEYLSYIANIMASRISSLWNFTGPSFTLTAVESSAFKALEVAQMLLMTNEVDAVVVGAVDMAGGVESVLLRSQDANVNTGANTLSYDQKANGWTPGEGAGVVVLKRHDVAIENGDRIYAVIDAISIGQAHTALDGASINQACQQAFQMAGVQPDQVNYVEVCASGIPQEDEAEIAGLVQAYPSVGYGLHCAIGSVKANIGHTFVASGIASLIKTALCLYYRYIPATPNWSGVKTPQAFEGSPFYVATESRPWFLSKNAPRRIAAINGLACDGSYAHVILSEETNQQERPNKYLAQMPFYLFPVAGSDKASLLEALDKLQKSIGESACLSNSASLAFNSFQQQSQASYVISITGRNKKELLREIESARKGINAAFDKGTDWQTPVGSYFTANPLGKKGEVAYVYPAAVNSYVGIGRNLFRLFPKLHDNPFVKSLYKRAADVERLVFPRSLNKLTTRQLEQLEKKLLNDSLAMFEAEMFCTRLITTIIRDDFQVRPKYVFGYSLGETSMMVAQGVWSNFYEGSNSFNSSALFGDRLSGPKNAVREYWGLPKADSASGDNLWANYVLMASPVQVRDAIRNESRVYLTQINTPEEVLIAGEPAACQRVIKTIGCNAFPAPFDHVIHCQTMRSEFDELVKLNTLPTQNIANTVFYSAAEYQTIKLESEIIACSIATGLSQELDFPKLVNRIYDDGAKIFVEAGAGSVCSRWIDKILEDKEHITVSLNRRGMDDHTSFVKALAKLVSHRVDVNLAPLYSPITETSKANKAMLRTITLGGESITGKILSEENRKLFQEIADKFKKERAEKRQQNIPLASDVLSISSLNLAQPINTETVPQQPSTPQTVEFSAENIIEHVFQPEEQLKSSELIATTPVTPEDFIPSITSDREFATIIHMLEINTAQYQKLNANNERITQNHTAFLKAREDFSKQMSEIIQLQMACAEDLLNEEVK; this is encoded by the coding sequence ATGTTTGAAACAGAAAATAACAACACAGCAAAAATCGCTATTGTAGGCATGGATGCCTTCTTTGGTGAGTGCAATGGCTTAGATGCGTTTGAACGTAGTATTTACGAAGGTAAACAGCATTTCATCTCTTTACCGCCGAAGAGATGGTACGGTATTGACGAGCAAAAAGACTTATTGCAAGAGTACGGTTTAGCAGATGGAAAAGCGCCTGTAGGTGCATATATCAAAGAATTTGATATTGATACTTTCACCTATAAAATTCCTCCCAACGAAGTCGAAAAATTAAATCCTCAACAACTGTTATTACTAACAGTGGCCGATCGCGCGCTGAAAGATGCAAAAATTCCTGAAGGTGGTAATGTTGCAGTCATTATCGCTACAGAAACAGAGTTATCTGTACACCAACTACAACAACGTTGGGATTCATCTTGGCAAGTTAAAGATGGTTTGAATGCGGCGGAAATTACCTTAGCACCAGAACAAGTTTCGCAACTGGAAAACATCGTTAAGGATAGCGTTCACCATCAAGTAGAAATTGGTGAGTATTTAAGCTACATCGCCAACATTATGGCGAGTCGCATTTCTTCTTTATGGAATTTTACCGGGCCTTCCTTCACCTTAACGGCTGTGGAAAGTTCTGCATTCAAGGCGTTGGAAGTGGCGCAAATGCTACTCATGACTAACGAAGTGGATGCGGTGGTTGTTGGCGCTGTAGATATGGCTGGCGGTGTGGAAAGCGTATTATTACGTAGTCAAGACGCTAATGTTAATACTGGTGCTAACACCTTAAGCTACGACCAAAAAGCCAACGGTTGGACACCCGGAGAAGGCGCGGGTGTAGTTGTGCTGAAGCGTCATGATGTGGCAATTGAAAATGGCGATCGCATTTATGCTGTAATTGATGCCATCAGTATCGGTCAAGCGCACACAGCATTAGATGGCGCAAGCATTAACCAAGCCTGTCAGCAAGCCTTTCAAATGGCGGGTGTACAACCAGACCAAGTTAACTATGTGGAAGTTTGCGCCAGTGGTATTCCTCAAGAGGATGAAGCAGAAATTGCTGGTTTAGTGCAAGCATACCCATCTGTAGGTTACGGTTTGCATTGTGCCATTGGTAGTGTCAAAGCCAACATTGGTCACACCTTCGTTGCTTCGGGGATTGCTAGCTTAATTAAAACTGCGTTGTGTCTGTATTACAGATATATCCCAGCCACCCCTAACTGGTCTGGTGTGAAGACACCCCAAGCATTTGAAGGTAGTCCTTTCTATGTGGCTACAGAATCTAGACCTTGGTTCCTCAGCAAAAATGCTCCCCGACGCATTGCCGCGATTAACGGCTTGGCGTGTGATGGTAGTTATGCTCATGTAATTTTGTCGGAAGAAACCAATCAACAAGAGCGTCCAAATAAGTATTTGGCACAGATGCCTTTTTATCTGTTCCCTGTGGCTGGTAGTGACAAAGCAAGCTTATTAGAAGCATTGGACAAACTACAAAAGAGTATTGGGGAAAGTGCTTGTTTATCCAATAGCGCCAGCCTTGCTTTTAATAGTTTTCAACAACAGTCCCAAGCAAGTTACGTCATATCAATTACCGGACGGAACAAAAAAGAACTCCTCAGAGAAATTGAGTCTGCACGTAAAGGTATTAATGCAGCTTTTGACAAAGGTACAGATTGGCAAACACCTGTAGGTAGTTATTTCACAGCAAATCCTTTGGGTAAAAAGGGTGAAGTCGCTTACGTTTATCCGGCTGCGGTAAACTCTTATGTAGGTATTGGTCGGAATCTTTTCCGCTTGTTCCCCAAACTGCACGACAACCCGTTTGTTAAGAGTCTCTACAAACGTGCGGCAGATGTAGAGAGGCTAGTATTTCCTAGAAGTTTAAATAAATTGACTACTAGGCAATTAGAACAGCTAGAGAAGAAATTACTCAATGATTCTTTAGCCATGTTTGAAGCGGAAATGTTTTGCACCAGGCTCATCACCACAATAATTCGGGATGATTTTCAAGTCCGTCCTAAATATGTGTTTGGCTATAGCTTGGGTGAAACCAGCATGATGGTTGCTCAAGGGGTCTGGAGTAACTTTTATGAAGGTAGTAATTCCTTCAACTCCTCAGCTTTGTTTGGCGATAGGTTATCCGGGCCGAAAAATGCTGTGCGTGAGTATTGGGGTTTACCAAAAGCTGACTCAGCTTCAGGCGATAATTTATGGGCTAACTATGTGCTGATGGCTAGTCCTGTCCAGGTGCGGGATGCAATCAGAAATGAAAGTCGTGTTTACCTAACGCAAATTAATACACCAGAAGAAGTGTTGATTGCAGGTGAACCTGCGGCTTGTCAAAGGGTGATTAAAACTATTGGGTGTAATGCTTTCCCGGCTCCTTTCGACCATGTGATTCATTGCCAAACCATGCGATCGGAGTTTGATGAGTTAGTAAAATTAAATACTCTGCCAACACAAAACATTGCCAATACAGTATTCTATTCTGCTGCCGAGTATCAAACTATCAAACTAGAGAGTGAGATTATCGCTTGTAGCATCGCCACAGGGTTGTCTCAAGAACTAGACTTTCCTAAGTTAGTTAACCGTATCTACGACGACGGCGCGAAAATCTTTGTTGAAGCTGGTGCGGGTAGTGTTTGCTCTCGCTGGATTGATAAAATCCTCGAAGATAAAGAACACATTACCGTATCTCTAAATCGTCGGGGTATGGATGACCATACTTCATTTGTCAAAGCCTTAGCCAAACTCGTTAGCCATCGAGTTGATGTGAATTTAGCACCACTGTACAGCCCCATTACAGAGACTAGCAAGGCAAATAAAGCCATGCTACGGACTATAACTTTGGGTGGTGAATCAATTACTGGCAAAATCTTGAGTGAAGAAAACCGTAAACTATTTCAAGAAATTGCCGATAAATTTAAAAAAGAACGGGCTGAGAAACGTCAGCAAAATATTCCTCTAGCCAGCGATGTTCTAAGCATAAGTTCACTTAATTTAGCACAGCCAATTAATACTGAAACCGTACCTCAACAACCATCTACACCCCAGACAGTAGAATTTTCTGCGGAAAATATCATTGAACACGTTTTCCAGCCAGAGGAACAATTAAAATCGTCTGAGTTAATTGCAACTACACCAGTAACACCAGAAGATTTTATCCCATCAATCACCAGCGATCGCGAATTTGCAACCATCATCCATATGTTGGAGATAAATACGGCTCAGTATCAAAAGCTGAATGCAAACAATGAGCGAATTACGCAAAATCACACAGCTTTCTTAAAAGCCAGAGAAGATTTTAGTAAGCAGATGAGTGAAATCATTCAATTACAAATGGCTTGTGCCGAAGATTTATTGAATGAAGAAGTGAAGTAG
- a CDS encoding PfaD family polyunsaturated fatty acid/polyketide biosynthesis protein, whose amino-acid sequence MTTVEALINKYDNGLGCAAQTAYQNLVWKGSLDTISFESTAIKNKLLSLDKPCYIVKVAGNIGVTNDGYLAPAEIGTTGQVELLTSLAPIKIQQLGDPSFLSFYGVQSAYMTGAMAGGIASEEMIIALGKEKILGSFGAGGLPPERLEAAINRIQQALPHSPYAFNLIHSPNDMAIERRAVDLYLKYGVTIVEASAFLDLTPNIVYYRVAGLSLNDANQIQIKNKVIAKISRREVASKFMQPAPARIIKELLEEGLITELQAKLAQKVPMADDITVEADSGGHTDNRPLVCLLPSIIALRDEIQAKYHYPQPIRVGAAGGIATPESALAAFMMGAAYVVTGSVNQSCVESGACEHTKQLLAQAEMADVIMAPAADMFEMGVKLQVLKRGTMFAMRAQKLYELYRNYDSIEAIPQAEREKLEKQVFRKTIAEVWEGTAAYLSQKNPEKLGKAVNNPKLKMALIFRWYLGLSSRWSSAGEKGREVDYQIWCGPAMGGFNDWVRGSYLAEPQNRRVVDVAHHIMNGAAFLYRIQSLKIQGMQIADYYSQYQPVKY is encoded by the coding sequence GTGACGACTGTTGAAGCGTTGATAAATAAATATGATAATGGTTTGGGTTGTGCTGCTCAGACTGCATATCAAAATTTAGTTTGGAAAGGTTCTCTAGACACGATATCTTTTGAATCGACAGCTATAAAAAACAAATTACTCTCCTTAGATAAACCTTGTTACATTGTTAAAGTTGCTGGCAATATTGGTGTAACAAATGATGGCTATTTGGCTCCTGCGGAAATTGGTACGACAGGACAAGTAGAACTTTTAACATCGTTAGCACCTATCAAAATTCAACAGTTAGGCGACCCTAGTTTTCTCTCATTTTATGGCGTACAGTCTGCCTATATGACTGGAGCAATGGCTGGCGGTATTGCGTCGGAAGAAATGATCATTGCTTTGGGTAAAGAGAAAATTTTAGGTTCCTTTGGCGCAGGTGGTTTACCTCCAGAACGTTTAGAAGCAGCGATTAATCGTATTCAACAAGCTTTACCTCATAGCCCCTACGCCTTCAATTTAATTCACAGCCCAAACGACATGGCGATTGAACGCCGGGCTGTGGATTTGTACCTCAAATATGGGGTGACAATTGTAGAAGCTTCGGCATTTTTAGATTTAACTCCCAACATTGTTTATTATCGGGTGGCGGGGTTAAGTTTAAATGATGCTAATCAAATTCAAATCAAAAATAAGGTGATTGCAAAAATTTCTCGCCGGGAAGTTGCGAGTAAATTTATGCAGCCAGCACCAGCAAGAATTATTAAGGAATTGCTGGAAGAAGGTTTAATTACTGAACTGCAAGCTAAGTTGGCCCAGAAAGTGCCAATGGCGGACGATATTACCGTAGAAGCTGATTCTGGCGGTCATACAGATAATCGTCCTTTGGTTTGTTTGCTACCTTCAATTATTGCTTTGCGGGATGAAATTCAAGCTAAATATCATTATCCGCAACCTATTAGAGTTGGTGCTGCTGGAGGAATTGCGACACCAGAATCAGCTTTAGCAGCTTTTATGATGGGTGCTGCTTATGTAGTAACTGGTTCGGTAAATCAATCTTGTGTTGAATCTGGTGCTTGTGAACATACTAAACAACTATTAGCACAAGCAGAAATGGCTGATGTAATTATGGCTCCCGCCGCCGATATGTTTGAAATGGGAGTAAAATTACAGGTTCTTAAACGCGGTACGATGTTCGCTATGCGGGCGCAAAAATTATATGAATTGTACCGTAATTATGATTCGATTGAAGCTATTCCTCAAGCAGAAAGAGAGAAGTTAGAAAAGCAAGTTTTTCGGAAAACAATTGCCGAAGTTTGGGAAGGAACGGCAGCTTATTTATCACAGAAGAATCCAGAGAAGTTGGGTAAGGCTGTAAATAATCCTAAGTTGAAAATGGCGTTGATTTTCCGTTGGTATTTAGGATTATCTTCCCGTTGGTCTAGCGCTGGGGAAAAAGGTAGAGAAGTTGATTATCAAATTTGGTGTGGCCCAGCAATGGGTGGTTTTAACGACTGGGTGCGTGGTTCTTATTTAGCTGAACCACAAAATCGGCGAGTGGTTGATGTGGCTCATCACATTATGAACGGTGCGGCGTTTTTATATCGCATTCAAAGTTTAAAAATTCAAGGGATGCAAATTGCTGATTACTACAGCCAATATCAGCCAGTCAAATACTAA
- a CDS encoding thioester reductase domain-containing protein, which yields MSLKETYSAADIQGWMISNLAEMLGVDADEIDPTINLESYGLDSAQAMTLVSKLEKLLGFQPSPLLLWHYPTIESLSGRLAEELEEQSESQDTDSNTSSLTTDAPVLDLQAEVVLDPTIHPGGAIPVDFPVTQPKKVLVTGATGFLGAFLIRELLQQTQADVYCLVRAADVEAGKAKLQSNLEGYAIWQEEYASRIIPVIGDLAEPLLGLGATNFQTLAAEIDTIYHSGALLNYVFPYSALKAANVLGTQEILRLACQIKVKPVHYVSSVAVFESPVYAGKVVREDDDFSHWEGIFLGYSQTKWVAEKLVKIASDRGLPVTIHRPPLIAGDSQTGIGNTHDFINLMVKGCLQMGCFPEVEYMLDMSPVDYVSKAIVHLSMQKQSLGKAFHLQHPEPVSLSVLVDWVRSFGYQIKTLPYEEWQAELIKNATSVDNPLYTLRPFLLERWSDEQLTIPDLYLKARRPHISCQDTTKALAGSSISCPPIDGKLFMTYTAYLIQTGFLTLA from the coding sequence ATGAGTCTAAAAGAAACTTATAGTGCCGCAGATATTCAAGGTTGGATGATATCTAACCTGGCTGAAATGTTGGGTGTTGATGCTGATGAAATCGACCCTACTATCAATTTGGAAAGCTATGGTTTAGATTCAGCGCAGGCGATGACGCTAGTTAGTAAACTAGAAAAATTGTTGGGTTTTCAGCCATCACCTTTATTGTTGTGGCATTACCCCACTATTGAATCATTATCTGGACGTTTAGCTGAGGAGTTGGAAGAACAATCAGAGTCACAAGATACAGATTCTAATACTTCTAGCTTAACTACTGATGCGCCTGTTCTGGATTTACAAGCTGAGGTAGTTCTTGACCCGACAATTCATCCTGGTGGTGCTATTCCTGTTGATTTTCCTGTTACTCAACCTAAAAAAGTATTAGTAACAGGTGCGACTGGGTTTTTAGGTGCTTTCCTAATTCGGGAATTGCTACAACAAACTCAGGCTGATGTTTATTGTTTGGTACGTGCTGCTGATGTTGAAGCAGGTAAAGCTAAACTGCAAAGTAATCTTGAAGGTTATGCAATTTGGCAAGAAGAATACGCATCTAGAATTATTCCTGTTATCGGTGATTTAGCTGAACCTTTGCTGGGTTTAGGTGCAACAAATTTCCAAACTTTAGCGGCGGAAATTGACACGATTTATCATAGTGGCGCGTTGCTAAATTATGTTTTCCCTTACTCAGCTTTGAAGGCTGCGAATGTGTTGGGAACTCAAGAAATTTTACGTTTGGCTTGTCAAATTAAAGTCAAGCCTGTGCATTATGTTTCTAGCGTGGCGGTGTTTGAATCACCTGTCTACGCGGGTAAAGTGGTGAGGGAAGATGATGATTTTAGCCATTGGGAAGGTATTTTCCTTGGTTACTCTCAAACAAAATGGGTGGCTGAAAAGTTGGTGAAGATTGCCAGCGATCGCGGTTTACCTGTTACCATTCATAGACCACCGTTAATTGCTGGAGACAGTCAGACAGGTATCGGTAACACCCACGACTTCATTAATCTCATGGTCAAGGGTTGTCTACAAATGGGTTGCTTCCCCGAAGTGGAATATATGCTAGATATGTCTCCTGTAGATTATGTCAGCAAAGCGATCGTTCATCTATCAATGCAGAAACAATCGCTAGGTAAAGCTTTCCACCTCCAACACCCCGAACCAGTTTCCTTAAGTGTTTTAGTTGACTGGGTACGTTCTTTTGGGTATCAAATCAAAACCCTCCCCTACGAAGAATGGCAAGCAGAGTTAATCAAAAATGCCACTTCTGTAGATAACCCCTTATACACCCTGCGTCCCTTCCTCCTAGAACGCTGGTCTGATGAACAACTCACCATCCCCGATTTATACCTCAAAGCCAGAAGACCCCACATTAGTTGTCAAGACACCACCAAGGCGTTAGCAGGTAGTTCCATCTCCTGTCCGCCTATCGATGGCAAATTATTCATGACCTACACAGCCTATTTGATTCAAACTGGCTTCTTGACTTTGGCTTAG
- a CDS encoding beta-ketoacyl [acyl carrier protein] synthase domain-containing protein → MEKIAIIGLSCLFPDANNPEQFWHNITAQKDSTSFVTVEELGVDPTIFYEPVKGKPEKIYFLKGGFIRNFKFDASEYNLPSEYVKSLDNTFKWSLYAAKQAIVNSGYWGNKEVLAKCGVILGTLALPTKVSNQLIAPIYRQTIQPAVAELLQNQDFHLAALPTATKPATHNAMISGLPAALIAKAFSLSASHFCIDAACSSAFYSIKLASHYLQTRKADVMLAGAISCSDPLFLRMLFSGIQGYPENGISSPLDKASRGLITSEGIGMVMLKRYSDAVRDGDKILATVCGNGLSNDGKGKHLLSPNTKGQVLAFERAYQEAQLSPKAIDYMECHATGTLLGDTTELESIETFFGKHQAKPLVGSAKCNVGHLLVGAGMVSLAKVIYSMNHGEIPPTINVNDPIGSDDQVISAKNIVRSQTTWPQKNAAKYAALSAFGFGGTNSHLILEK, encoded by the coding sequence GTGGAAAAAATCGCCATCATCGGATTATCATGCCTCTTTCCTGATGCTAACAATCCTGAGCAATTTTGGCACAATATCACCGCACAAAAAGATTCGACATCATTTGTAACTGTTGAAGAATTGGGTGTAGATCCCACAATATTTTACGAACCAGTAAAAGGCAAGCCGGAAAAAATTTATTTCCTCAAAGGCGGATTTATTCGCAATTTTAAATTTGATGCTAGTGAATACAATCTGCCATCAGAATATGTGAAAAGCTTAGATAACACCTTCAAATGGTCACTATACGCTGCTAAACAAGCAATAGTAAATAGTGGTTATTGGGGAAATAAAGAGGTTCTTGCTAAATGTGGTGTAATTTTAGGAACTCTCGCGCTACCAACAAAGGTTTCTAATCAACTTATTGCTCCAATTTATCGCCAAACTATCCAACCTGCTGTTGCAGAGCTTTTACAAAATCAAGATTTCCATCTAGCAGCTTTACCTACAGCGACTAAACCAGCTACACATAACGCAATGATATCTGGTTTACCAGCCGCGTTAATAGCTAAAGCCTTTTCATTATCAGCTTCTCACTTCTGTATAGATGCAGCTTGTTCTTCCGCCTTCTACTCTATCAAGTTAGCGTCTCATTATTTACAGACACGCAAAGCTGATGTGATGTTAGCTGGTGCTATCAGTTGCTCAGATCCTCTATTTTTGCGGATGTTGTTCTCTGGTATTCAAGGCTATCCAGAAAACGGCATCAGTTCGCCTCTAGATAAGGCATCAAGAGGTTTAATTACCTCCGAAGGTATTGGAATGGTAATGCTGAAACGTTACAGTGATGCCGTCAGAGATGGGGATAAAATCCTGGCTACAGTTTGCGGTAATGGACTTTCCAACGATGGCAAAGGTAAGCACTTACTCAGTCCAAATACAAAAGGGCAAGTCTTAGCTTTTGAACGTGCTTATCAAGAAGCTCAACTCAGCCCCAAAGCTATCGATTATATGGAGTGTCACGCTACAGGAACTCTACTCGGAGATACGACAGAACTTGAATCAATAGAAACCTTTTTTGGCAAGCATCAAGCGAAACCTTTGGTGGGTTCAGCAAAATGTAATGTTGGTCATTTGTTAGTCGGTGCGGGAATGGTGAGTCTGGCGAAAGTGATTTACAGCATGAATCATGGTGAGATTCCGCCAACAATTAACGTGAATGATCCTATAGGTTCGGACGATCAGGTGATTTCTGCCAAAAACATTGTGCGTAGTCAAACGACATGGCCGCAAAAGAATGCAGCTAAATATGCGGCGTTAAGTGCTTTTGGTTTTGGTGGTACAAACTCCCATCTAATTTTAGAAAAATAA